One part of the Coleofasciculus sp. FACHB-T130 genome encodes these proteins:
- a CDS encoding serine/threonine-protein kinase, with product MLGKTLSGRYQIIKHLGGGGFGQTYLAEDQQLPGNPQCVVKQLKPKANDSLTLEVARRLFDREVQVLYRLGNHNQIPQLLAHFEEEQEFYLVQEFIEGHELKQELPVGKQLREDFVIVLLQDLLEVLAFVHQQDVIHRDIKPSNLIRRKQDGKLVLIDFGAVKEVGTETVSSSGETTLTVVIGSPGYMANEQLSGKPRFSSDIYAVGMLGIQALTGLPPSQLPEDSRNSEILWRDRLPVGTRYTVPLLDVLDKMVRYDYRQRYQTAIEALQALQQLNTDLVTQPMTPPPYNIRSSPTASLLPVTQTLSIQISSARQPTNQNSSVAISVIQKAPPKSDEEGISTIQNKAPVLIRIGAGIATALVLTVGIFYFQRPHTIGEKPQEIALVNTLPGHAGGVTSIAISPDGQFLVSSSLDQTIKIRNVRSKEIIHTLTGHSGYVYSVAISSDGQTLVSGSADKTIKVWNLQTGELLRTLRGHLGDVYSVAISRDGRTLVSGSQDKTIKVWNLQTGELVRSLIGVKEGLDEGVRNVAISPDGQTLVSSNVYDINVWNLETGGLRRTFGGHIEAVRAIAISSNGETLASGSPDGTTKLWNLQTGKLLNTFPHGSRLPNGSFSGGVYAVALSPDGQMLFSGSGTKENSLKLWNRRTGELIRTLAGHSNTIFAIAISPDGQTIYSSSLDGTIKVWSVP from the coding sequence ATGCTGGGAAAAACGCTCAGTGGTCGCTACCAAATCATCAAACACTTGGGAGGCGGGGGGTTTGGTCAAACTTACCTTGCCGAAGATCAGCAGCTACCGGGCAATCCACAATGTGTCGTTAAGCAACTCAAACCCAAGGCTAACGATTCATTAACGTTGGAGGTAGCTAGACGTTTATTCGATCGGGAAGTTCAAGTCCTCTATCGCTTAGGTAATCACAATCAAATTCCTCAACTTTTAGCTCATTTTGAGGAGGAGCAAGAGTTTTATTTAGTACAAGAATTCATCGAAGGGCACGAACTCAAGCAAGAATTACCTGTTGGGAAGCAACTGAGAGAGGACTTCGTCATTGTTCTTTTACAAGACCTCTTAGAAGTCTTAGCGTTTGTCCATCAGCAAGATGTCATCCACCGGGATATTAAACCGTCAAACTTAATTAGGCGCAAGCAGGATGGCAAATTAGTCTTGATTGATTTTGGAGCCGTTAAAGAAGTTGGCACTGAGACAGTCAGTTCTTCAGGAGAGACAACTTTAACAGTGGTAATTGGTTCCCCCGGTTATATGGCAAACGAACAACTCAGCGGTAAACCCCGATTCAGTAGCGATATTTATGCTGTAGGTATGCTGGGAATTCAAGCCCTTACCGGATTACCGCCATCTCAACTGCCAGAAGACTCCAGAAACAGTGAAATTTTATGGCGCGATCGCCTGCCGGTCGGGACGCGGTATACCGTGCCCCTACTAGACGTTTTAGACAAGATGGTGCGCTATGACTACCGCCAACGCTACCAAACAGCAATAGAAGCTTTGCAGGCGCTCCAGCAGCTCAATACTGACTTAGTAACGCAGCCGATGACACCCCCTCCTTATAACATCAGGTCATCACCTACTGCTTCTTTGCTACCCGTCACGCAGACTCTGTCGATTCAAATCTCATCAGCAAGGCAACCGACAAACCAGAATTCTTCTGTGGCGATATCGGTCATTCAGAAAGCACCACCAAAGTCTGATGAAGAAGGGATTTCTACTATCCAAAACAAGGCTCCTGTACTAATAAGAATTGGCGCGGGTATTGCTACAGCTCTAGTTCTGACAGTCGGAATTTTCTATTTTCAAAGACCTCATACCATTGGAGAAAAACCACAAGAAATTGCTTTAGTCAACACCCTCCCCGGTCATGCAGGCGGCGTTACATCGATTGCAATTAGCCCGGATGGTCAGTTCCTTGTCAGTAGCAGTCTCGACCAGACGATTAAGATTAGAAACGTCCGCAGCAAAGAAATCATTCACACGCTGACCGGGCATTCAGGATATGTTTATTCTGTTGCCATCAGTTCGGATGGTCAGACCCTCGTGAGCGGGAGTGCCGATAAAACAATTAAGGTGTGGAACCTGCAAACAGGGGAACTGCTTCGCACCCTGAGGGGGCATTTAGGGGATGTGTATTCCGTTGCGATTAGCCGAGATGGGCGAACCCTTGTTAGCGGTAGTCAGGACAAAACCATCAAGGTGTGGAACCTGCAAACAGGTGAATTGGTGCGATCTCTGATCGGGGTAAAAGAAGGGCTAGATGAGGGTGTTCGGAATGTTGCCATTAGTCCAGATGGACAAACACTGGTCAGCAGTAACGTTTATGACATCAATGTGTGGAATTTGGAAACAGGCGGACTGCGCCGCACCTTTGGGGGACATATCGAGGCAGTGAGAGCGATCGCGATTAGCTCGAATGGTGAAACCCTAGCCAGTGGCAGTCCAGATGGAACTACAAAATTATGGAATTTACAAACAGGCAAACTGCTGAATACGTTTCCTCATGGATCTCGATTGCCAAATGGCTCTTTTTCTGGAGGAGTGTATGCGGTTGCCCTCAGTCCAGATGGTCAGATGCTCTTTAGTGGCAGTGGTACTAAGGAAAACAGCCTAAAATTGTGGAATCGGCGGACTGGAGAATTGATTCGCACCCTGGCGGGACATTCCAACACGATTTTCGCAATTGCGATTAGTCCGGATGGGCAGACGATTTACAGTAGTAGCCTGGATGGAACCATTAAGGTTTGGAGCGTGCCTTAA
- a CDS encoding phosphomannose isomerase type II C-terminal cupin domain: protein MAQAQEISQTSAFPLPSSIATNGIAATELRPWGSFTILEEGRGYKIKRIEVKPGHRLSLQMHYHRSEHWIVVSGTAKVVCGEQELTLSSNQSTYVPQCHTHRLENPGVIPLVLIEVQNGEYLGEDDIVRFQDDYSRSQQKK, encoded by the coding sequence ATGGCTCAGGCGCAAGAAATTTCTCAAACTTCTGCCTTCCCTTTACCCAGTTCGATAGCCACCAACGGAATTGCTGCAACGGAATTGCGCCCTTGGGGTTCTTTCACGATTCTGGAAGAAGGGCGAGGCTACAAAATCAAGCGCATTGAAGTAAAGCCTGGTCACCGGCTCAGCCTGCAAATGCACTACCACCGTAGCGAACACTGGATCGTGGTTTCAGGCACAGCGAAGGTTGTTTGTGGCGAGCAAGAACTGACCCTTAGCAGCAATCAATCGACCTATGTTCCTCAATGCCATACTCATCGCCTAGAGAATCCTGGTGTCATTCCTTTGGTATTAATCGAGGTTCAGAATGGGGAATATTTAGGAGAAGATGACATTGTTCGTTTTCAAGATGACTACTCCCGCAGTCAGCAAAAAAAGTAG
- a CDS encoding Rne/Rng family ribonuclease: MPKQIIIAEQHRIAAVFWEDQIQELVVATGNHQVGDIYLGVVENVLPGIDAAFVNIGDTERNGFIHVTDLGPLRLKRSAGAITELLTPQQKVLVQVMKEPTGNKGPRLTGNVSLPGRYVVLMPFGRGVSLSRQIKSESERNRLRALAVLIKPAGMGLIVRTEAEGRSEEAIIEDLESLQKQWEAIQQEVNSTRAPALLNRDDDFIQRVLRDMYSAEVNRIVVDSHTGVKRVKQYLLSWSGGRSPEGVLIDHHRERLPILEYFRVNAAIREALKPRVDLPSGGYIIIQPTEALTVIDVNSGSFTRSATARETVLWTNSEAATEIARQLRLRNIAGVIIVDFIDMDQRRDQLQVLEHFNKALKVDKARPQIAQLSELGLVELTRKRQGQNIYELFSQACPTCGGLGHQVRLPGEPARNGGEIAEHSVPVPVREVRTAPYRNERNERNELGVREMPLPDIRESRSEALDLAVDDDDDDDAMDLMHHPSYQERGGVNNNNRRRRRRRIGEPPAREEITKNPVRVSTSPPLVNHFRQSPVAEPEVSRDTEVFTAAPLPVLPAVEEGRRASRPERPKPSRQEVEPPEIVSIEMTPEQQDIYALMGISPLVLLNRQVKNPKSAIVSVTLPGESAQTAPAPSVEPNREAVSVIDNIIDRDIPGVESALDEKFSYISSAYEEDEMRDGGDETTDEEPPTQLVMPVVMPEPEVPSEEDTVESASSASSNEAESSPVINRRRRRRSSATEASEG; encoded by the coding sequence ATGCCAAAGCAAATTATCATCGCAGAGCAGCATCGAATTGCTGCCGTATTTTGGGAAGATCAAATTCAAGAACTCGTCGTTGCGACTGGCAACCATCAAGTTGGAGACATTTATCTTGGCGTTGTTGAAAATGTCTTACCTGGGATAGATGCCGCCTTTGTGAACATCGGAGATACAGAGCGCAATGGCTTTATTCATGTTACTGACTTGGGGCCGTTGCGGCTAAAACGCTCTGCCGGTGCGATTACAGAACTGCTGACACCCCAGCAGAAAGTCTTGGTACAAGTGATGAAAGAGCCGACGGGCAACAAAGGCCCTCGGCTGACCGGAAACGTCAGCTTACCCGGACGCTATGTCGTGTTGATGCCCTTCGGACGGGGTGTAAGTCTCTCGCGGCAAATCAAGAGTGAAAGCGAACGCAACCGCCTGAGAGCCTTAGCGGTTCTGATTAAACCCGCAGGCATGGGGCTGATCGTGCGGACAGAAGCGGAAGGACGGTCCGAAGAAGCCATCATTGAAGATTTGGAGTCTTTGCAAAAACAGTGGGAGGCAATTCAGCAAGAGGTAAACTCCACTAGGGCACCAGCACTATTGAATCGGGACGATGATTTTATTCAGCGCGTCCTGCGAGATATGTACAGTGCGGAAGTCAATCGCATCGTGGTTGATTCCCATACGGGAGTCAAACGAGTCAAGCAATACTTACTGAGCTGGAGCGGAGGGCGATCGCCTGAAGGGGTTTTGATTGACCATCACCGCGAGCGTCTGCCGATTTTAGAATACTTCCGCGTCAATGCCGCGATTCGAGAGGCCCTCAAGCCCAGAGTCGATCTTCCTTCCGGTGGCTACATTATCATTCAACCGACGGAAGCATTGACGGTCATCGATGTTAACTCCGGTTCCTTTACTCGCTCCGCAACAGCCCGCGAAACGGTTCTGTGGACAAACAGCGAGGCAGCAACGGAAATTGCTCGCCAACTAAGGCTTCGGAATATCGCCGGTGTCATTATTGTTGACTTTATTGACATGGATCAGCGGCGAGACCAGCTGCAAGTGCTGGAACACTTTAACAAGGCACTGAAAGTAGATAAAGCAAGACCGCAGATTGCTCAACTCTCAGAACTCGGCTTAGTAGAACTGACCCGCAAGCGTCAAGGTCAAAATATTTACGAATTGTTTAGTCAGGCGTGTCCGACTTGCGGCGGCTTGGGGCATCAAGTTCGCCTTCCCGGTGAGCCTGCCCGAAATGGCGGGGAAATTGCCGAGCATTCTGTGCCAGTGCCTGTAAGGGAAGTCCGGACGGCACCTTATCGAAACGAACGAAACGAACGAAACGAACTTGGCGTCCGGGAAATGCCCCTCCCAGACATCCGTGAAAGTCGCAGCGAAGCCTTAGATTTAGCTGTTGATGATGATGATGATGATGACGCAATGGATTTGATGCATCATCCCAGTTATCAGGAACGGGGAGGAGTCAATAACAATAATCGCCGTCGTCGTCGCCGCCGTATTGGCGAACCTCCTGCAAGAGAGGAAATCACTAAAAATCCCGTTCGAGTCTCGACTTCTCCGCCACTGGTGAATCATTTCAGACAGAGTCCGGTGGCAGAACCAGAAGTATCCAGAGATACCGAGGTATTTACAGCAGCGCCATTGCCCGTTTTACCCGCTGTGGAAGAAGGTCGTCGGGCGTCAAGACCGGAGCGTCCTAAGCCTTCCAGGCAGGAAGTTGAACCGCCGGAGATTGTTTCGATTGAAATGACCCCAGAGCAACAAGATATCTATGCTTTAATGGGAATTTCTCCGTTGGTACTCCTGAATCGGCAGGTCAAAAATCCTAAATCAGCGATTGTTTCTGTCACCTTACCCGGAGAGTCTGCCCAAACTGCACCTGCACCGTCTGTAGAACCAAACAGGGAAGCTGTCAGCGTCATAGATAACATCATAGATAGGGATATTCCTGGCGTTGAGTCCGCGCTTGACGAGAAATTCTCTTATATATCCTCCGCCTACGAGGAAGATGAGATGAGAGATGGGGGAGATGAGACAACGGACGAGGAACCACCAACTCAGTTGGTGATGCCTGTGGTAATGCCCGAACCCGAAGTTCCTAGCGAAGAAGACACTGTGGAGAGTGCTTCTTCTGCATCCTCTAATGAAGCCGAAAGTAGCCCCGTGATAAACCGGCGGCGTCGTCGTCGGTCTTCTGCAACGGAGGCTTCTGAAGGCTGA
- a CDS encoding protein kinase, translating to MLGKTLSGRYYIVKHLGGGGFGQTYLAEDRQLPGNPLCVVKQLKPQATDPLTLQVSQRLFDREAQVLYKLGKHDQIPQLLAHFEQEQEFYLVQEFIEGHELKQDLPVGKHLSENQVMTLCGDILKILEFVHQQEVIHRDIKPSNLIRRRQDGKIVLIDFGAVKQVSAQKTNFEGNTTLTIAIGSPGYMANEQLGGKPRFCSDIYAVGMIGIQAITGIPPSQLPEDPTTSEMIWRDKVQASQPFADVLDKMVRYDHRQRYQTATEALQALQWVNSQMSTGAYHVPPTQTLTPPAATNQPIVTSTLLPQTDPSQPQTIQDAVAELSTSSVDTPISNAGFATPRNKPHWLIGIGVGLATAFALTAGIYYFPKQNNSSPLLQIANSPSPSLQKLNNSWDRVENIALANTFIGNSKNVYSVAISPDGQTLASGGDDNTIKLWNLETRQQLQTLKGHSDWVYSIAFSPDGQKIASSSGDGTIKVWNLHSGQLLQTLKSGPEDRVFSIAISPDGQTLASGSKDKTIKLWNLGTGQLKTTLKGHSGFILSVAIAQNGQTLVSGSDDKTIKVWNLSTGTLISTVSEPSNNGVPAVAISPDGRILATSNIYDKIYLWDLQELLKGCKSAQPCSPTRTIFAHKDYVNSVAFSPDGQTLASGSRDKTIKLWNPQTGELKSPISNHSGAVNSVTFSPDGKTLVSNGEEGKIEVWQSSP from the coding sequence ATGCTGGGAAAAACGCTCAGTGGTCGCTATTACATCGTCAAACACTTGGGAGGCGGGGGTTTTGGTCAAACTTACCTGGCTGAAGATCGGCAGCTACCCGGAAATCCACTGTGTGTTGTTAAGCAACTTAAACCCCAAGCTACCGACCCCTTAACTTTACAAGTATCACAGCGTTTATTCGATCGAGAAGCCCAAGTCCTCTACAAGCTGGGAAAACACGATCAAATTCCCCAACTTTTGGCTCATTTTGAACAAGAGCAAGAGTTCTATTTAGTACAAGAATTTATCGAAGGGCATGAACTCAAGCAAGATTTACCTGTTGGTAAGCATCTGAGTGAAAATCAGGTAATGACTCTCTGTGGAGACATTTTAAAAATATTAGAATTTGTTCATCAGCAAGAGGTCATTCATCGCGATATCAAACCTTCAAATTTAATTAGGCGCAGACAAGATGGAAAGATCGTTTTAATTGACTTTGGGGCAGTTAAACAAGTTAGCGCTCAAAAAACTAACTTTGAAGGGAACACTACTTTAACGATTGCGATTGGTTCGCCCGGTTACATGGCGAACGAACAACTCGGTGGCAAACCGCGATTTTGCAGCGATATCTATGCAGTGGGAATGATTGGTATTCAAGCAATTACAGGAATACCACCCAGCCAGTTACCAGAAGATCCGACAACCAGCGAGATGATTTGGCGGGATAAGGTACAAGCCAGCCAGCCGTTCGCAGATGTTTTAGACAAAATGGTGCGCTATGACCACCGTCAACGCTACCAAACAGCAACAGAAGCTTTGCAAGCACTTCAATGGGTTAATTCCCAAATGTCAACGGGGGCTTATCATGTGCCACCCACACAAACCCTAACGCCTCCAGCAGCCACGAATCAACCAATTGTCACTTCTACACTATTACCTCAAACCGACCCATCTCAGCCACAAACAATCCAGGATGCTGTTGCTGAGTTATCAACATCCTCGGTCGATACACCCATTAGCAATGCTGGTTTTGCGACTCCTCGAAATAAACCTCATTGGCTGATCGGAATTGGAGTCGGTCTTGCCACTGCTTTCGCTCTAACAGCGGGGATTTACTACTTTCCGAAACAAAATAATTCATCACCCTTATTACAAATTGCAAATAGTCCATCACCGTCGTTGCAAAAACTTAATAATTCTTGGGATCGGGTAGAAAATATTGCTTTAGCCAATACTTTTATTGGAAATTCAAAAAATGTTTATTCGGTTGCGATTAGCCCGGATGGTCAAACCCTCGCAAGCGGTGGTGATGACAATACTATCAAGCTGTGGAATTTAGAGACGAGACAACAACTGCAAACCCTCAAAGGTCATTCAGACTGGGTTTATTCTATCGCCTTCAGCCCTGATGGGCAGAAGATAGCAAGTAGTAGTGGTGACGGAACTATTAAAGTGTGGAATTTGCACTCTGGGCAACTACTGCAAACCCTCAAATCAGGGCCTGAAGACCGGGTTTTTTCGATTGCGATTAGCCCAGATGGACAAACTCTCGCCAGTGGGAGTAAGGACAAGACAATCAAGCTGTGGAATTTGGGCACGGGGCAACTGAAAACTACTCTCAAGGGTCATTCAGGCTTTATTTTATCGGTTGCGATCGCTCAAAATGGACAAACCCTTGTCAGTGGCAGCGATGACAAAACAATCAAAGTGTGGAATCTGTCCACAGGTACCCTGATTAGCACCGTCTCTGAGCCTTCAAACAATGGTGTTCCTGCTGTCGCTATTAGCCCAGATGGTCGGATTCTCGCCACTAGCAACATTTACGACAAAATTTATCTATGGGATCTGCAAGAACTTTTGAAGGGTTGTAAAAGCGCACAGCCATGTAGCCCTACACGGACTATCTTTGCCCATAAAGACTATGTTAATTCGGTTGCTTTCAGTCCCGATGGGCAGACTCTCGCGAGTGGAAGTCGGGACAAGACAATCAAGCTGTGGAATCCACAAACAGGAGAGCTAAAAAGCCCGATTTCTAACCATTCAGGCGCTGTTAATTCTGTTACTTTTAGTCCTGATGGGAAAACCCTGGTCAGCAATGGTGAGGAGGGGAAAATCGAGGTTTGGCAATCGTCGCCCTAA
- a CDS encoding IscS subfamily cysteine desulfurase: MTQRPIYLDCHATTPLDERVLAAMLPYFTEHFGNPASITHVYGWEAEAAVKQARAILADAINATPEEIVFTSGATEANNLAIKGVAEAYFQKGRHIITVETEHNAVLDPCDYLRSLGFEVTFLPVQSDGLIDLTQLEKAIRPDTILVSVMAANNEIGVIQPLAEIGAICRQHQVLFHTDAAQAIAKIPLNVAAMNIDLMSMTAHKVYGPKGIGALYVRRRNPRVQMAPQMHGGGHERGMRSGTLYTPQIVGFAKAVELGLTEMESHTQRLVQLRERLWQQLSGLTGIHLNGHPTQRLPGNLNISVEGVDGAALVLGLQPVVAVSSGSACTSVKVSPSHVLTALGRSELLAYASVRFGIGRQNTAEEIDRVAQHAIATISSLRKQASIVG, from the coding sequence TTGACTCAGCGCCCTATTTATCTCGATTGCCATGCAACGACACCTCTTGATGAGCGGGTGTTAGCGGCAATGCTGCCTTACTTTACCGAGCATTTTGGCAACCCTGCCAGTATTACCCATGTCTATGGCTGGGAAGCGGAAGCTGCTGTCAAACAAGCGAGAGCAATTTTGGCAGACGCGATTAACGCCACACCGGAAGAAATTGTCTTTACCAGCGGTGCGACGGAGGCAAATAATTTAGCAATTAAGGGCGTCGCGGAAGCTTATTTTCAAAAAGGACGCCACATTATTACTGTAGAGACGGAACATAATGCGGTTCTCGATCCTTGTGATTATTTGCGATCGCTTGGTTTTGAGGTGACTTTCCTCCCCGTCCAAAGCGATGGACTTATTGATTTAACCCAGTTAGAGAAAGCGATTCGTCCGGACACGATTTTAGTTTCGGTGATGGCGGCGAATAACGAAATTGGAGTTATACAGCCGTTAGCAGAGATTGGGGCAATTTGTCGCCAGCATCAGGTACTTTTCCATACTGATGCAGCCCAAGCAATTGCCAAAATTCCCCTAAATGTAGCGGCGATGAACATCGATCTGATGTCAATGACTGCCCATAAAGTCTATGGTCCTAAAGGAATTGGCGCTCTTTACGTCCGACGCCGCAACCCCAGAGTCCAAATGGCACCCCAAATGCATGGAGGCGGACATGAGCGGGGGATGCGCTCTGGTACTCTTTATACACCACAAATTGTTGGGTTTGCCAAGGCCGTAGAACTCGGACTCACGGAAATGGAATCGCACACGCAACGCCTCGTCCAGCTACGGGAACGCCTATGGCAGCAACTGAGCGGTTTGACAGGGATTCATTTAAATGGACATCCTACCCAGCGACTACCAGGAAACCTTAATATCAGTGTCGAGGGTGTAGATGGAGCGGCGCTAGTGCTGGGATTGCAACCAGTGGTGGCAGTATCTTCTGGATCGGCTTGTACCTCTGTCAAAGTGTCTCCCTCTCACGTTCTGACAGCGCTGGGACGCTCGGAGCTGCTGGCTTATGCGTCGGTGCGGTTTGGGATTGGAAGGCAGAATACAGCGGAGGAGATCGATCGAGTCGCACAGCACGCGATCGCGACGATTTCCAGTCTGCGTAAGCAAGCTTCGATTGTCGGTTAA